From a single Serratia surfactantfaciens genomic region:
- a CDS encoding glycine zipper domain-containing protein, whose protein sequence is MFGKAEDKANQAAGAVEEAFGKAVDSPEHQVRGAARKYASQASYAARDAADSVRTQVEANPLAGVAVAAAVGIVFGFLLGRK, encoded by the coding sequence ATGTTTGGAAAAGCGGAAGACAAAGCCAATCAAGCCGCAGGCGCGGTAGAAGAGGCGTTCGGCAAAGCCGTCGATTCACCGGAGCATCAGGTGCGCGGCGCGGCGCGCAAATACGCCTCCCAGGCCAGCTATGCCGCCCGAGACGCAGCGGATAGCGTAAGAACCCAGGTGGAAGCTAACCCGCTGGCCGGCGTGGCCGTGGCGGCAGCGGTCGGCATCGTTTTCGGCTTCTTGCTGGGGCGCAAATAA
- the fusA gene encoding elongation factor G translates to MARTTPIERYRNIGISAHIDAGKTTTTERILFYTGVSHKLGEVHDGAATMDWMAQEQERGITITSAATTCFWNGMQHNYPQHRINIIDTPGHVDFTIEVERSMRVLDGAVMVYDSVGGVQPQSETVWRQANKYKVPRLAFVNKMDRIGADFFRVRKMMIERLKANPVPIVIPIGAEDHFSGVVDLVRMKAILWDEASQGMNFSFEEIPADLRDSAQEWRENMIEAAAEASEELMEKYLNQVPLSEEEIVHGLRVRTVAGEIQPMLCGSAFRNKGVQRMLDAVIELMPSPLDVPPMEGHGEHDEIITRKADDNEKFSALAFKLMTDPFVGQLTFVRVYSGVLAKGSSVYNPIKGKKERIGRIVQMHANDRKDIDELHAGDIAACVGLKDVTTGDTLCDPGAIITLERMTFPEPVIAQAIEPKTKGDQEKMGIALQRLSSEDPSFRVRTDEESGQTIIYGMGELHLEIIVDRMRREFGVETTTGKPQVSYRETIRKRVADVEGKFVRQSGGKGQYGHVVLTVEPNEPGKGFEFFDEIKGGVIPGEFIPAVKKGVLEALNNGVLAGYQVVDVKVHLTFGSYHDVDSSEQAFRMAAIFGFKEACRLADPVILEPIMSVEVETPEDYAGNVMGDLSSRRGLVQGMEEIPGGGGKEIRAKVPLSEMFGYSTTLRSMSQGRATYTMEFSHYAEAPRNVAEEIIHHSKR, encoded by the coding sequence ATGGCTCGCACCACCCCTATCGAACGTTACCGCAATATCGGCATCTCCGCGCACATCGATGCCGGCAAGACCACCACCACCGAGCGGATTCTGTTTTACACCGGGGTCAGCCACAAGCTGGGTGAAGTGCATGACGGCGCGGCGACCATGGACTGGATGGCGCAGGAACAAGAACGCGGCATCACCATCACCTCGGCGGCCACGACCTGCTTCTGGAACGGCATGCAGCATAATTATCCGCAGCACCGCATCAATATCATCGACACCCCCGGGCACGTCGATTTCACCATTGAAGTGGAGCGCTCGATGCGCGTGCTGGACGGCGCCGTGATGGTTTACGACTCGGTGGGCGGCGTGCAGCCGCAGTCGGAAACCGTCTGGCGCCAGGCCAATAAATACAAAGTGCCGCGGCTGGCGTTCGTTAACAAGATGGACCGCATCGGCGCGGACTTTTTCCGCGTGCGCAAAATGATGATCGAGCGCCTGAAAGCCAACCCGGTGCCGATCGTTATCCCGATTGGCGCCGAAGATCACTTCAGCGGCGTGGTGGATTTGGTGCGGATGAAGGCCATTCTGTGGGACGAGGCCTCGCAGGGCATGAACTTCAGCTTCGAAGAGATCCCGGCCGACCTTCGCGACTCGGCGCAGGAATGGCGTGAAAACATGATTGAGGCCGCCGCCGAAGCTTCGGAAGAATTGATGGAGAAATACCTCAATCAGGTGCCGCTGAGTGAAGAGGAGATCGTTCACGGGCTGCGGGTGCGCACCGTCGCCGGTGAAATCCAGCCGATGCTGTGCGGCTCGGCGTTCCGCAACAAAGGGGTCCAGCGCATGCTGGACGCGGTGATCGAACTGATGCCCTCGCCGCTCGACGTGCCGCCGATGGAAGGCCACGGCGAACACGATGAAATCATCACCCGCAAAGCCGACGACAACGAGAAATTCTCGGCGCTGGCGTTCAAACTGATGACCGATCCGTTCGTCGGCCAGCTGACCTTCGTGCGCGTCTACTCTGGGGTGCTGGCCAAAGGCAGCAGCGTTTACAACCCAATCAAGGGCAAAAAGGAGCGTATCGGTCGCATCGTGCAGATGCACGCCAACGATCGTAAGGACATCGACGAACTGCACGCCGGCGACATCGCCGCCTGCGTCGGCCTGAAGGACGTCACCACCGGCGATACGCTGTGCGATCCCGGCGCCATCATCACGCTGGAGCGCATGACCTTCCCTGAACCGGTGATCGCCCAGGCGATCGAGCCGAAGACCAAGGGCGACCAGGAGAAAATGGGCATCGCGCTGCAACGCCTCTCTTCAGAGGATCCGTCGTTCCGTGTGCGCACCGATGAAGAGTCCGGCCAGACCATCATCTACGGCATGGGCGAGCTGCACCTGGAGATTATCGTCGATCGCATGCGCCGCGAATTCGGGGTGGAGACCACCACCGGCAAGCCGCAGGTGTCGTACCGCGAAACCATCCGCAAACGGGTGGCCGACGTGGAAGGCAAGTTCGTGCGCCAATCCGGCGGCAAGGGGCAATACGGCCACGTGGTGCTGACCGTCGAGCCGAACGAACCCGGCAAGGGCTTCGAGTTCTTCGATGAGATCAAGGGCGGCGTCATTCCGGGCGAGTTTATCCCGGCGGTGAAAAAAGGCGTGCTCGAGGCGCTGAACAACGGCGTGCTGGCCGGTTACCAGGTAGTGGACGTCAAGGTGCACCTGACCTTCGGTTCTTACCATGACGTCGACTCGTCGGAACAGGCGTTTCGCATGGCGGCGATCTTCGGTTTCAAGGAAGCCTGCCGCCTGGCAGATCCGGTGATCCTGGAACCCATCATGTCGGTGGAGGTGGAAACGCCGGAGGATTACGCCGGCAACGTGATGGGCGACCTCTCCTCACGCCGTGGGCTGGTGCAGGGCATGGAAGAGATCCCGGGCGGCGGCGGCAAGGAGATCCGCGCCAAGGTGCCGCTTTCCGAGATGTTCGGTTACTCGACCACCCTGCGTTCGATGTCGCAGGGCCGTGCCACCTACACCATGGAATTCAGCCACTACGCCGAAGCGCCGCGCAACGTGGCCGAAGAGATCATTCACCACAGCAAGCGTTAA
- a CDS encoding AraC family transcriptional regulator: MQGVPQQFPFEKDCAQFRHLSHLPGVELYQAHIERYAFEPHTHDAFAIGTVDTGAERFRYRGAQHLAAPGALVLMNPDELHTGEAETPGGWCYRMLYLAPEALEQLSGDRSQWFTDAVRHDPRAAQRLSVILAALWQTEDPLTLDGLLLEVVELLQPHIRTGQRHKAEASHRFDVVKSYLHDNYAEAVTLHQLADLVSLSPYHFQRKFKAEYHVSPQQMLMAIRLSQAKRMLERGMPAAQVAAAAGLTDQAHLTRAFANRYGVTPVRFQKQVKLG, encoded by the coding sequence GTGCAAGGGGTTCCACAACAGTTTCCGTTCGAGAAGGATTGCGCGCAGTTTCGGCATTTGTCGCATCTGCCCGGCGTCGAACTCTATCAGGCGCACATTGAGCGCTATGCCTTCGAGCCGCATACCCATGACGCCTTCGCCATCGGCACCGTGGATACCGGAGCCGAGCGTTTCCGCTATCGCGGCGCGCAGCATTTGGCGGCGCCTGGGGCGTTGGTGCTGATGAACCCGGACGAGCTGCACACCGGCGAAGCCGAAACGCCGGGCGGTTGGTGTTACCGCATGCTCTATCTGGCGCCCGAGGCGCTGGAGCAGCTGTCCGGCGATCGGAGCCAGTGGTTTACCGATGCGGTGCGCCACGATCCGCGGGCGGCGCAGCGTCTGTCGGTCATTCTCGCCGCGCTGTGGCAAACCGAGGATCCGCTTACGCTCGACGGCCTGCTGCTGGAGGTGGTCGAGTTGCTGCAACCGCATATCCGCACCGGGCAACGACACAAAGCCGAGGCGTCGCACCGTTTCGACGTGGTGAAAAGCTACCTGCACGATAATTACGCCGAGGCCGTAACCCTCCACCAACTGGCCGATCTGGTCTCGCTCAGCCCCTACCATTTCCAGCGCAAGTTCAAGGCCGAATATCACGTCTCGCCGCAGCAGATGCTGATGGCGATCCGGCTGTCGCAGGCCAAACGCATGCTGGAGCGCGGCATGCCCGCCGCTCAGGTGGCGGCGGCGGCGGGGTTGACCGATCAGGCACATCTGACGCGCGCGTTCGCCAACCGTTACGGCGTCACGCCGGTGCGCTTCCAGAAACAGGTGAAATTGGGCTAA
- a CDS encoding TetR/AcrR family transcriptional regulator, with product MAGRPREFDREQALLKARNLFWRQGYEGTSMSDLVAELGIASARIYKAFGSKEQLFREAIASYETAEGGFADRAFAQESGIRPAIKRLLEDAVRLYSRPDLPQGCMVVSSAASVSAENDGLKVWLAEHRLQRTQQIVERLRQAVQTGELPADTDADSLGDYFAVFLHGLSIQARDGVTQARLLAAVTVALTALDSRV from the coding sequence ATGGCAGGCAGACCGCGCGAGTTCGATCGCGAACAGGCACTCTTGAAGGCGCGAAACTTATTCTGGCGGCAGGGTTACGAAGGCACCTCGATGTCGGATCTGGTGGCGGAGCTGGGCATTGCTTCCGCCCGCATCTACAAAGCGTTTGGTTCCAAAGAGCAGCTGTTCCGCGAGGCGATCGCCAGTTACGAAACCGCAGAAGGCGGCTTTGCCGATCGCGCCTTCGCGCAGGAAAGCGGCATTCGGCCGGCGATCAAACGCCTGCTGGAAGATGCCGTGCGGCTCTATAGCCGGCCGGATCTGCCGCAGGGCTGCATGGTGGTCTCCTCCGCCGCCAGCGTCAGCGCAGAAAACGACGGGCTCAAAGTCTGGCTGGCAGAGCACCGGCTGCAGCGCACGCAGCAAATCGTCGAACGGCTGCGCCAGGCGGTGCAAACCGGCGAACTGCCGGCCGACACCGACGCCGACAGCCTGGGGGACTATTTCGCCGTCTTCCTTCACGGCTTGTCGATTCAAGCCCGTGACGGCGTCACGCAAGCGCGGTTGTTGGCCGCGGTCACGGTGGCGCTCACGGCTTTAGATAGCCGTGTTTGA
- a CDS encoding alpha/beta hydrolase, which translates to MSVLRILALLAAATATLPAQAKPAAHGAAAENGIRWQSCLNSGFQRWFDEPPTPGLRCGYLEAPLAYATPPAHAAQPGEATVRLALTLLPATGPKKGSLVVISGGPGLPGINPDLGNDAQIARLRKSYDIIGYDPRGVGQSTPKISCQVAEGDETPTPDDNDVAGAEHQTRTLIAACIKQTGADVLQHIGTDEAVNDLNVIRHALGEPGLTAVAYSYGTKVAALYAERFPKKTRALVLDGVVDLAEDDFTQRMNQERGFQQSFLRFAAYCGKTDSCQLGGGANQALQRYHALLRKLHDQPFVTAAGYEISADDVLTVTRSLLLWPERWHELATVLRQLDAGIAGQQVSDLIDESYSPDADDALNVITCADVANPTADPQLLRRQRQEINTAALYAHYLPLHEYPLEMCDLWPYRGKDRPHTPVASAALPPLLFVAQRYDPTTPYRNAQAMAAAFKSPLITRERDGHTLALNGVDSCVDESVVDYLLAPKKPRRDKICR; encoded by the coding sequence ATGTCAGTACTGCGTATTCTGGCGCTGCTCGCCGCGGCCACCGCCACGTTGCCCGCCCAGGCCAAGCCTGCGGCTCACGGCGCGGCGGCCGAAAACGGCATCCGTTGGCAATCTTGTCTCAACAGCGGTTTTCAGCGTTGGTTCGATGAGCCGCCGACGCCGGGGCTGCGCTGTGGCTACCTCGAGGCGCCGCTGGCGTACGCCACGCCGCCCGCTCATGCGGCGCAGCCGGGGGAAGCGACCGTGCGTCTGGCGTTAACTCTGCTGCCGGCAACCGGGCCGAAAAAGGGCAGCCTGGTGGTGATCAGCGGCGGGCCGGGTCTACCGGGCATCAATCCTGATTTGGGCAACGACGCCCAGATCGCCAGACTGCGCAAATCCTACGATATCATCGGTTACGATCCGCGCGGTGTCGGTCAGTCGACGCCGAAAATATCTTGTCAGGTGGCCGAAGGCGACGAAACCCCGACGCCGGACGACAACGACGTGGCCGGCGCGGAGCATCAGACGCGCACCCTGATCGCCGCCTGTATCAAACAGACCGGCGCGGACGTGCTGCAACATATCGGCACCGACGAGGCGGTCAACGATCTGAACGTGATTCGCCACGCGCTGGGCGAGCCGGGGCTGACGGCGGTGGCGTACTCTTACGGCACCAAGGTGGCGGCGTTGTATGCCGAACGTTTCCCGAAGAAAACGCGCGCGCTGGTGCTGGACGGCGTAGTGGACCTGGCGGAAGACGACTTCACCCAGCGTATGAACCAGGAGCGAGGCTTCCAGCAAAGTTTCCTGCGCTTCGCCGCCTACTGTGGTAAAACCGACAGCTGCCAGCTTGGCGGCGGCGCGAATCAGGCGCTGCAGCGCTATCACGCCCTGCTGCGCAAGCTGCACGATCAACCGTTCGTCACCGCTGCGGGCTATGAAATCTCCGCCGACGATGTGCTGACGGTCACGCGTTCGTTGCTGTTGTGGCCGGAGCGCTGGCATGAGCTGGCGACCGTGCTGCGTCAGCTCGATGCCGGCATTGCCGGGCAGCAGGTTTCCGATCTGATCGACGAAAGTTACTCGCCGGACGCCGATGACGCCCTGAACGTCATTACCTGCGCCGACGTCGCCAACCCGACGGCCGATCCGCAGTTGTTGCGCCGACAGCGGCAAGAGATCAATACCGCCGCCCTGTATGCCCACTATCTGCCGCTGCACGAATATCCGCTGGAAATGTGCGATCTGTGGCCGTATCGCGGCAAAGATCGGCCGCACACGCCGGTGGCGTCCGCCGCGCTGCCGCCGCTGCTGTTTGTCGCCCAGCGTTACGATCCGACCACCCCGTACCGCAACGCCCAGGCGATGGCCGCGGCCTTCAAAAGCCCGTTAATCACCCGCGAGCGCGACGGCCATACGCTGGCGCTGAACGGCGTCGACAGCTGCGTCGATGAAAGCGTGGTGGATTATCTGCTGGCGCCGAAAAAGCCGCGCCGCGACAAGATTTGCCGCTGA
- a CDS encoding DMT family transporter, translating to MFIGVVFALAAGLMWGLIFVGPLLVPDYPAALQSTGRYLAFGLITLPLAWFDRRRLRKLRRQDWLEALKLTAIGNLLYYLCLASAIQRTGAPVSTMIIGTLPVVIAICANLFYGRHDGRLAWGKLAPALLLIVCGLACVNVAELSSNAQTIDGWRYLSGLGLALLAVACWTWFPLRNSRWLRENPAQRPATWATAQGLATLPLALLGYLAVCGQLALSEPAFALPFGPRPEVFIPLMLIIGVFCSWLGALCWNEASQRLPTVLVGPLIVFEILAGLAYTFLLRQTWPPLLTLAGIVCLIAGVVYAMRIKPQPMVVALEEKQG from the coding sequence ATGTTCATTGGCGTTGTATTTGCCCTGGCCGCCGGGCTGATGTGGGGCCTGATTTTCGTCGGCCCGCTGCTGGTGCCGGATTATCCCGCCGCGTTGCAGTCTACCGGGCGCTATCTGGCCTTTGGGTTGATCACCTTGCCGCTGGCCTGGTTCGATCGCCGTCGCCTGCGCAAGCTGCGGCGCCAGGATTGGCTGGAGGCGCTCAAGCTGACGGCCATCGGCAATCTGCTGTACTACCTGTGTTTGGCCAGCGCCATTCAGCGCACCGGCGCACCGGTCTCGACCATGATCATCGGCACTTTGCCGGTGGTGATCGCCATCTGCGCCAACCTGTTTTACGGCCGGCATGACGGGCGGCTGGCCTGGGGCAAGCTGGCGCCGGCGCTGCTGCTGATCGTCTGCGGGTTGGCGTGCGTGAACGTCGCCGAGTTGAGCAGCAACGCGCAAACGATCGACGGCTGGCGTTATCTCAGCGGCCTCGGGCTGGCGTTGCTGGCAGTAGCGTGCTGGACCTGGTTCCCGCTGCGGAATTCACGCTGGCTGCGGGAGAATCCGGCGCAGCGGCCGGCCACCTGGGCCACGGCGCAGGGGCTGGCGACGTTGCCGCTGGCGCTGCTGGGCTATCTGGCGGTCTGCGGCCAGCTGGCGCTGAGCGAACCGGCGTTCGCCTTGCCGTTCGGCCCGCGCCCCGAGGTGTTTATTCCGCTGATGCTGATCATCGGCGTGTTCTGCTCCTGGCTGGGGGCGCTGTGCTGGAACGAAGCCAGCCAGCGGCTGCCGACGGTGTTGGTGGGGCCGCTCATCGTGTTCGAAATTTTGGCGGGGTTGGCCTATACCTTTCTGCTGCGCCAGACCTGGCCGCCGCTGCTGACGCTGGCCGGCATTGTCTGCCTGATCGCCGGCGTGGTGTACGCCATGCGCATCAAACCGCAGCCGATGGTGGTGGCGCTGGAGGAAAAGCAGGGGTGA
- a CDS encoding alpha/beta fold hydrolase — MKQQENEILLQDLGAEHVYTQVNGQRIHCVIAGEGRPVLLIPGWPQTWYTWRHVMRALAAAGFQAIAVDPPGIGDSDRPVGGYDTGSVGAALHAMMAQLGHERYQLVGHDIGMWVGYAMASDFPQAVERLVLTEAVIPGLAPPPPIFVAPEENIFLWHFMFNQLADLPETLTQGREREYLGYIFNRWSYRRDRVAAEVYIAAYSAPGGLRAGFDYYRAIPETVRQNRLRAATPLAMPVLTVGAEHATGDAPLTTLQGNACDLRGETVAGCGHFITEECHEAFIALITPFLAGEQHAA; from the coding sequence ATGAAACAACAAGAAAACGAGATCCTGTTGCAGGATCTCGGGGCGGAACACGTCTATACCCAGGTCAATGGCCAACGTATCCACTGCGTGATAGCCGGTGAAGGGCGGCCGGTGCTGCTGATCCCCGGCTGGCCGCAAACCTGGTACACCTGGCGCCATGTGATGCGTGCCCTGGCAGCGGCCGGTTTTCAGGCGATCGCCGTCGATCCGCCGGGCATCGGCGATTCGGACAGGCCCGTCGGCGGCTATGACACCGGCAGCGTCGGCGCGGCGTTGCACGCGATGATGGCGCAACTGGGCCATGAACGCTACCAACTGGTCGGCCACGACATCGGCATGTGGGTCGGTTATGCCATGGCGAGCGATTTCCCGCAGGCGGTGGAGCGCCTGGTGCTGACGGAGGCGGTAATCCCTGGCCTGGCGCCGCCGCCGCCGATTTTCGTTGCGCCGGAGGAGAACATCTTCCTGTGGCATTTCATGTTCAACCAGCTGGCGGATTTGCCGGAGACCCTGACCCAGGGGCGTGAACGGGAGTATCTCGGTTATATCTTCAACCGCTGGTCCTACCGGCGCGATCGGGTGGCGGCGGAGGTGTATATCGCCGCCTATTCGGCGCCGGGCGGATTGCGCGCCGGATTCGATTATTATCGCGCGATCCCGGAGACCGTTCGCCAGAACCGACTGCGCGCCGCCACGCCCTTGGCGATGCCGGTGCTGACCGTGGGGGCGGAGCACGCCACCGGTGACGCGCCGTTGACGACGTTGCAGGGCAATGCGTGCGATCTGCGGGGTGAAACGGTCGCCGGCTGCGGCCATTTCATCACCGAGGAGTGTCATGAGGCGTTTATCGCACTGATTACGCCGTTCCTGGCGGGAGAACAGCATGCCGCTTGA
- a CDS encoding alpha/beta hydrolase yields the protein MPLDERIAAFLTASADAPPPASLAEMRAATETGLRQLQGEAEPSGGVRDFTLVATDGHRIALRAYFPAGERHAAAQPAMLFAHGGGWCLGSLALYDRPCQALANATGRVILSVDYRLAPEFPFPQPLEDVYQALCWAAQQAPQLGIDAERLAVGGDSAGGNLAAAVAQLARDRGGPHIERQLLLYPALSREMATTSYREFAEGHFLTRAAMVFCWQQYLAQRREPYGEPLHAATLRGLPPATILSCEYDPLRDEAEQYAQRLREAGVPVRCERLPGLVHACIHMLGLTPAARRLFELACE from the coding sequence ATGCCGCTTGATGAACGCATCGCCGCCTTTCTGACGGCATCGGCAGACGCACCGCCACCCGCTTCGCTGGCGGAAATGCGCGCGGCCACGGAAACCGGTTTGCGTCAGCTACAGGGCGAGGCGGAACCGAGTGGCGGGGTCAGGGATTTTACGCTGGTTGCCACCGACGGACATCGGATTGCGCTGCGCGCTTATTTTCCTGCCGGGGAAAGGCACGCCGCTGCGCAGCCGGCGATGCTGTTCGCCCACGGCGGCGGCTGGTGCCTCGGTTCGCTGGCGCTGTACGATCGGCCCTGCCAGGCGCTGGCTAACGCCACCGGCCGGGTGATCCTGTCGGTCGATTATCGGCTGGCGCCGGAGTTTCCTTTTCCGCAGCCGCTGGAAGATGTCTATCAGGCGCTCTGTTGGGCTGCGCAACAGGCGCCGCAGTTAGGGATTGACGCTGAGCGCCTGGCGGTGGGCGGCGACAGCGCCGGGGGCAATCTGGCGGCAGCGGTTGCGCAGCTGGCGCGGGATCGTGGCGGCCCGCACATTGAACGTCAGCTGCTGCTGTATCCGGCGCTCAGCCGCGAGATGGCGACGACCAGCTATCGTGAGTTCGCCGAGGGGCACTTTCTGACGCGCGCCGCGATGGTATTTTGTTGGCAGCAGTATCTGGCCCAGCGACGCGAACCCTACGGCGAACCGCTGCATGCCGCCACGCTGCGCGGGTTGCCGCCGGCCACCATCCTGAGCTGCGAATATGATCCGCTGCGCGATGAGGCCGAGCAGTATGCGCAGCGGCTGCGCGAGGCAGGCGTGCCGGTACGCTGCGAACGATTGCCGGGCCTGGTGCATGCCTGCATTCACATGCTGGGGCTGACCCCGGCGGCACGACGGCTGTTCGAGCTGGCTTGCGAGTAA
- a CDS encoding NAD-dependent succinate-semialdehyde dehydrogenase, which yields MYPDTQLYIDGQWRNALAGKTLPVTNPANDEVIGQVAHAATADLDLALAATERGFNLWRDTAAHQRANLMRKAAALLRERANAIAAIMTQEQGKPVAQAKIEILNAADVIDWFAGEATRTYGQIIPSRARDVQQQTLKLPVGPVAAFTPWNFPINQIVRKLSAALAAGCSIIVKGPEETPASPAELIKAFADAGIPAGVIALVYGTPAEISEYLIPHPTIRKISFTGSTRVGKHLAALAGQHMKKATMELGGHAPVLVFDDADLDAAAKELAQSKLRNAGQVCIAPTRFLIQQGVYEAFVEKFTAAVRELKLGNGLEDGVTMGPMVLGRSVDNIEALVQDAIAHGAKACTGGKRVAGKGNFFEPTVLRDVPLSARAMSEEPFGPVALLRPFATYEEAIAEANRLPYGLAAYAYSRNIATVNALGRDVESGMLSINHIGFGLPETPFGGVKDSGHGTEGGSEAIESYLETRFVTVSGR from the coding sequence ATGTATCCGGATACTCAACTGTATATCGACGGACAATGGCGCAACGCGCTGGCCGGGAAAACCTTGCCGGTCACCAACCCCGCCAACGACGAGGTCATCGGTCAAGTGGCGCACGCCGCCACAGCGGATCTCGATCTGGCGCTGGCCGCCACCGAGCGCGGATTTAACCTCTGGCGCGACACCGCCGCGCACCAGCGCGCCAACCTGATGCGCAAAGCCGCTGCGTTGCTGCGCGAACGTGCCAACGCCATCGCCGCCATCATGACGCAGGAACAGGGCAAACCAGTGGCGCAGGCCAAGATTGAAATTCTCAACGCCGCCGATGTCATCGACTGGTTCGCCGGCGAAGCCACCCGCACCTACGGGCAGATCATTCCGTCCCGCGCCCGCGACGTGCAGCAGCAAACCCTCAAGCTGCCGGTCGGCCCGGTGGCCGCCTTCACGCCGTGGAACTTCCCGATCAACCAGATCGTGCGCAAGCTGTCCGCCGCGCTGGCGGCGGGTTGTTCCATCATCGTCAAAGGCCCGGAAGAAACCCCGGCCTCCCCGGCTGAGCTGATTAAAGCCTTCGCCGACGCCGGTATTCCTGCCGGGGTGATCGCGCTGGTGTACGGCACCCCGGCGGAAATCTCGGAATACCTGATCCCGCATCCGACCATTCGCAAGATCTCCTTCACCGGCTCCACCCGCGTGGGCAAACATCTGGCGGCGTTGGCCGGCCAGCATATGAAAAAGGCCACCATGGAACTGGGCGGTCATGCGCCGGTGCTGGTCTTCGACGACGCCGATCTCGACGCGGCGGCCAAAGAGCTGGCGCAGTCGAAGCTCCGCAACGCCGGCCAGGTCTGCATCGCCCCGACCCGTTTCCTGATCCAGCAAGGCGTTTATGAGGCCTTCGTGGAGAAATTCACCGCCGCGGTGCGTGAACTCAAACTCGGCAACGGGCTGGAAGACGGCGTGACGATGGGGCCGATGGTGCTGGGCCGCAGCGTCGACAATATCGAAGCGCTGGTGCAGGACGCCATCGCCCACGGAGCGAAAGCTTGCACCGGCGGCAAGCGCGTGGCGGGCAAAGGCAACTTCTTCGAGCCGACGGTGCTGCGCGACGTGCCGCTGAGCGCACGCGCCATGTCGGAAGAGCCGTTTGGCCCGGTCGCCCTGCTGCGTCCGTTCGCCACCTATGAAGAGGCGATCGCCGAAGCCAACCGCCTGCCGTACGGGCTGGCCGCCTACGCTTACAGCCGCAACATCGCCACCGTCAATGCGCTGGGGCGCGACGTGGAGAGCGGCATGCTGAGCATCAACCACATCGGTTTCGGCCTGCCGGAAACGCCGTTTGGCGGCGTGAAAGACTCCGGCCACGGCACTGAAGGCGGCAGCGAAGCGATCGAGTCCTACCTGGAAACCCGCTTCGTCACCGTCTCCGGCCGTTAA
- a CDS encoding sugar phosphate isomerase/epimerase family protein has translation MKTLKGPSLHLAQFSDDAAPFNSLPAIAEWAAQTGFSALQIPAWDRRLFDVATAAQSQTYCDDLTGMLAEHGLVVSELTSHIFGQLMAVHPAYDALCDSFAPPALHGDANARSEWARQQMLLAVKASARLGLTELGTFSGSLAWPYLFPFPQRPAGLIDTAFGELAKRWLPVLNACDEQGINLCYEIHPSEDLHDGVTYEMFLERVGHHPRCRVLFDPSHMVLQQLNYLEFIDIYKDVIGMFHVKDAEFNPTGRQGIYGGYQSWTDRAGRFRSLGDGQVDFNGIFSRLTQYGYQGWATLEWECCLKNPQDGAREGAAFIRDRIIHVTDKVFDDFAGAPVNPQQINALLGIR, from the coding sequence ATGAAAACCCTCAAAGGTCCAAGCCTGCATCTCGCGCAATTCAGCGATGACGCGGCGCCGTTCAACAGCCTGCCCGCCATTGCCGAGTGGGCGGCGCAGACCGGTTTTAGCGCGTTGCAGATCCCGGCCTGGGATCGGCGTTTATTCGACGTGGCCACCGCTGCGCAAAGCCAGACCTACTGCGACGATCTGACCGGCATGTTGGCGGAGCATGGGTTGGTGGTCAGCGAACTGACCAGCCATATTTTCGGTCAACTGATGGCGGTGCACCCGGCTTACGATGCGCTGTGCGACAGCTTCGCGCCGCCGGCGTTGCACGGCGATGCCAACGCGCGCAGCGAGTGGGCGCGGCAGCAAATGCTGTTGGCGGTAAAAGCCTCGGCGCGGCTCGGGCTCACTGAACTGGGCACTTTTTCCGGTTCGCTGGCCTGGCCCTATCTGTTCCCGTTCCCGCAGCGCCCGGCCGGGCTGATCGACACCGCGTTCGGCGAGCTGGCCAAACGCTGGCTGCCGGTGCTCAACGCCTGCGACGAGCAGGGCATCAACCTGTGCTACGAAATTCACCCGAGTGAAGATCTGCATGACGGCGTGACCTACGAGATGTTTCTGGAACGCGTCGGCCACCACCCACGTTGCCGGGTGCTGTTCGATCCGAGCCACATGGTGTTGCAACAGCTGAACTATCTGGAGTTTATCGATATTTATAAGGACGTTATCGGCATGTTCCACGTCAAGGACGCCGAGTTCAATCCGACCGGTCGGCAGGGCATTTACGGCGGCTATCAATCCTGGACCGATCGCGCCGGCCGCTTCCGCTCGCTGGGCGACGGCCAGGTCGATTTCAACGGCATATTTTCCCGGCTGACGCAGTACGGCTATCAGGGGTGGGCGACACTGGAGTGGGAGTGCTGCCTGAAAAACCCGCAGGACGGCGCGCGCGAAGGCGCGGCCTTCATTCGCGATCGCATCATCCATGTCACCGACAAAGTGTTCGATGACTTCGCCGGTGCGCCGGTCAACCCACAGCAGATCAATGCCTTGCTCGGCATTCGCTGA